In candidate division KSB1 bacterium, a single genomic region encodes these proteins:
- a CDS encoding DUF2442 domain-containing protein, which yields MVVIDTNIIFSILLDKHSAIRDKFFERDVKYYAPNFVFVEIFNNKEKLLKHSKLSDIELLELMYRIFQKISFVSEATISKDNKKKAFRLCKDIDEDDTPFVADSLNNKMKLEQDTIEITQAEYLSNYRIRLKFNDCNERLVDFEPFLRNSRHPEIRKYMNPDVFKQFKIEYGDLVWNDYDLCFPISDLCEGKI from the coding sequence GTGGTCGTAATTGATACCAATATCATCTTCTCGATTCTGCTTGATAAACATTCAGCCATTCGGGATAAATTTTTCGAAAGGGACGTAAAATATTACGCTCCTAATTTTGTTTTTGTAGAAATATTTAACAATAAAGAAAAGCTTTTAAAGCATTCTAAATTGTCAGACATAGAATTGCTCGAACTGATGTACAGAATTTTCCAGAAAATCAGTTTTGTAAGTGAGGCCACAATATCAAAAGACAACAAGAAAAAAGCATTTAGGTTGTGCAAAGATATCGATGAAGATGATACACCCTTTGTTGCCGATTCTTTAAACAATAAAATGAAACTCGAACAAGATACCATCGAGATTACTCAAGCTGAATATCTTTCAAACTATCGAATACGGCTAAAGTTTAATGACTGCAATGAAAGGCTAGTTGATTTTGAACCATTTCTTAGAAACTCTCGACACCCTGAAATTAGAAAGTATATGAATCCGGATGTGTTTAAGCAATTCAAAATCGAATACGGAGATTTGGTTTGGAATGATTATGATCTGTGTTTTCCAATTTCAGATTTGTGCGAAGGAAAAATTTAA